Proteins encoded within one genomic window of Glycine soja cultivar W05 chromosome 1, ASM419377v2, whole genome shotgun sequence:
- the LOC114410871 gene encoding ubiquitin-conjugating enzyme E2 2-like — protein MSTPARKRLMRDFKRLQLDPPAGISGAPQDNNIMLWNAVIFGPDDTPWDGGTFKLTLQFIEDYPNKPPAVRFVSQMFHPNIYADGSICLDILQNQWSPIYDVAAILTSIQSLLCDPNPNSPANSEAARIFSENKREYNRRVRDIVEQSWTAD, from the exons ATGTCCACTCCAGCAAGGAAGAGACTCATGAGAGATTTCAAAAGATTGCAACTAGATCCTCCTGCTGGCATCAGTGGGGCTCCCCAAGACAATAATATTATGCTTTGGAATGCAGTTATCTTTGG ACCAGATGACACCCCTTGGGATGGAG GCACATTTAAGCTAACACTTCAGTTCATTGAGGATTATCCTAATAAACCACCAGCAGTGCGCTTTGTTTCTCAAATGTTTCATCCAAACA TTTATGCAGATGGAAGCATATGTTTGgacattttacaaaatcaatggAGTCCGATTTATGATGTTGCTGCAATACTTACCTCAATTCAG AGCTTGCTTTGTGATCCAAACCCAAACTCTCCAGCAAATTCAGAAGCTGCTCGGATATTTAGTGAAAACAAACGTGAATACAACAGAAGAGTACGAGACATTGTTGAGCAGAGTTGGACTGCTGATTAA